One genomic segment of Cardinium endosymbiont of Culicoides punctatus includes these proteins:
- the gatC gene encoding Asp-tRNA(Asn)/Glu-tRNA(Gln) amidotransferase subunit GatC — protein MIIDNDSLDKLAYLSRLEFHEHEKEAMLHDLNEMVDWVEQLDELVFEDQDLGLDQFTLLLQANELRQDLAMNAITHERALALAPSGDTNYFRVPSVKG, from the coding sequence ATGATAATTGACAACGACTCTTTAGACAAATTAGCTTACCTGTCTCGTCTGGAATTTCATGAACATGAAAAGGAAGCAATGCTTCATGACTTAAATGAAATGGTAGATTGGGTAGAACAATTGGATGAACTAGTTTTTGAAGATCAAGACTTAGGTTTAGATCAATTTACACTATTATTACAAGCTAATGAACTTCGACAGGATCTAGCAATGAACGCTATTACTCATGAACGGGCATTAGCACTTGCACCTAGTGGGGACACAAATTACTTCAGAGTCCCTTCCGTAAAAGGATAA
- the lnt gene encoding apolipoprotein N-acyltransferase, translated as MHHYAAFVQSIFLNERTHISHTAYLLTLSVLSSLFFWLAWCSAWFGWLLCVAIVPILLIVRHYNTLNKQKSFLCCFFYILLTLFFWNCVTIWWISNAAFAGFIFVALYNTICLSIPWIVYYYIRKWFKPYIAYIGLVTCWLTLEHAQLSWESWEFTFPWLNLGNGLAGMAYCIQWYAYTGILGGSLWILVANIISYHILFEQYTFMLVKIFFCWLFLPLCISLVSYYNYSDQGTHVETVAVQPNFDSYTEKSTTSPLHIPYEDQIDRLLSLSQKGITPNTCLVAWPESAIDCCLEEQHIDNYVCIQPILKFLKKHNNLHLISGASSYRSYDIADASKTAKKRGAKYIDYFNSVFYFTSGKEVAIYHKTKRLPCAEYIPYFHLFPKKILSWIKQKFAEIGDIDPCLGKGDGSKVFKINHQIKAVPINCYESIYGAFVGSAAKKGGNIFVVVTNDNWWGNTPIYHYHFQYSRLLAIAHRKSVIRAANTGICGFINQRGDIIAATKPLEPIAIRQVLQANDQIAFYTLYGDYIGYIASYSLLLLMLIIFALQLDKKPKPFL; from the coding sequence ATGCACCATTATGCAGCTTTTGTTCAATCTATTTTTTTAAATGAAAGAACTCATATTTCTCATACAGCCTATTTACTCACTTTATCTGTTTTAAGCAGTCTCTTTTTTTGGTTAGCCTGGTGCTCAGCTTGGTTTGGATGGTTACTATGTGTTGCTATCGTGCCTATCTTACTAATAGTAAGACACTATAATACACTGAACAAGCAAAAATCTTTTCTATGCTGTTTTTTTTATATTCTATTAACCCTATTTTTTTGGAACTGTGTAACCATTTGGTGGATCTCTAATGCTGCTTTTGCAGGTTTCATTTTTGTAGCTTTGTACAATACAATTTGCCTATCTATACCCTGGATTGTTTACTATTATATTCGAAAATGGTTTAAACCATACATAGCTTACATAGGACTTGTGACTTGTTGGTTGACACTGGAACATGCTCAACTTTCTTGGGAATCTTGGGAATTTACTTTCCCTTGGTTAAACCTAGGAAATGGTCTAGCTGGAATGGCCTATTGTATTCAATGGTATGCCTATACTGGAATTTTAGGAGGCTCCCTTTGGATCTTGGTTGCTAATATTATTAGTTACCATATATTGTTTGAACAATATACCTTTATGCTAGTGAAAATTTTTTTTTGCTGGTTATTTTTACCACTATGTATTAGCTTAGTAAGCTACTATAACTATAGTGATCAAGGTACTCATGTAGAAACGGTAGCTGTACAGCCTAACTTCGATAGCTATACAGAAAAAAGCACTACTTCTCCATTACATATCCCATATGAAGACCAAATAGATAGATTACTAAGCCTCTCTCAGAAAGGAATAACACCTAACACTTGTTTGGTTGCCTGGCCTGAATCGGCGATCGATTGCTGCCTCGAAGAGCAACATATAGATAATTATGTATGCATACAGCCCATACTGAAATTCCTAAAGAAACATAATAACTTACACCTTATATCAGGAGCCAGTTCATACCGTTCTTATGACATTGCCGATGCTTCAAAAACGGCAAAAAAAAGAGGTGCAAAATATATTGATTATTTTAATAGTGTTTTTTATTTCACATCTGGTAAAGAAGTAGCCATATATCACAAAACAAAAAGATTGCCATGTGCAGAATATATTCCATATTTTCACCTTTTTCCAAAAAAAATATTATCCTGGATCAAGCAAAAGTTTGCAGAAATTGGAGATATAGACCCCTGTTTAGGTAAGGGAGATGGAAGCAAAGTTTTTAAAATAAATCACCAAATAAAAGCTGTGCCAATTAACTGTTATGAATCCATTTATGGTGCTTTTGTAGGTAGTGCTGCAAAAAAAGGGGGGAATATATTCGTTGTGGTAACCAATGACAACTGGTGGGGCAATACGCCTATATATCATTATCATTTTCAGTATAGTCGGTTATTAGCTATAGCACATCGAAAAAGTGTGATTCGTGCTGCCAATACAGGTATTTGCGGATTCATTAACCAACGTGGAGATATCATAGCAGCAACGAAGCCCTTAGAACCCATTGCCATACGTCAAGTGCTTCAAGCAAATGATCAGATAGCTTTCTATACTTTATACGGTGATTATATTGGATACATAGCTTCATATAGTCTATTACTATTAATGCTTATTATATTTGCCTTGCAACTAGATAAAAAACCAAAACCTTTTTTATAA
- a CDS encoding AAA family ATPase, with translation MNQDQKDLKNKRPLEEVEIGSDTKRQKLTYTGILPIGKSNIEAVIRSGYYVDKTKHAETLFKEEATVFLSRPRRFGKSLFVSTLEEIAKGNKELFQDCYIYNSGYDWKKHPVIRVDFSKIDNNNSESVKYTLINRLYDIVCAYNIKIDSPTEKTLIKDYTINLINKLILKFTELKKTDSSYEPKVVILVDEYDAPFINQSDPIIKEENCLIVREFLTVIKSLTSNNFIKLEFVTGVSAYCFKECQSGPNNLKDITLSKNYSDIAGYREKEDLLQEGSAYIKRIDELAKIKKVSRDTFVSKMRCKYNGYKFTVGEGTIPVYNPWSTLRFLEEGKLNNYWYNSGTPTFLTKRADDSYFDIDFNENIIATEYKLTSPKENELSMIGKMFQSGYLTIDKYKELSDEEKKIWDEAWDSDTRPLLVKFPNDEVRESFKDSLYEELNETVKSKGKTSEDNLINFLVAVDIDGFMSTLESSFSSIPYFFFLQEQNKNEAFYHSVFHAFLRGAKLNPESEKCSNLGRIDIVINSIPNITYLFELKHGQDAHTAIEQTQNTKYIQQYVRQNKDIVVIGINFDSDKRNFNDYKCKYYDSKGNEISDRDAFLDHLDERKKSRNRVTRQRE, from the coding sequence ATGAATCAAGATCAAAAAGACTTAAAAAATAAAAGACCATTAGAAGAGGTAGAAATAGGTTCTGATACTAAAAGACAGAAATTAACATACACAGGAATTTTACCTATTGGTAAATCTAACATTGAAGCTGTGATTAGGTCAGGATATTATGTAGATAAAACAAAACATGCTGAAACGTTATTTAAAGAAGAAGCTACTGTTTTTCTCTCCCGTCCCCGTAGATTTGGTAAGTCTTTATTTGTTAGCACATTAGAAGAAATAGCTAAAGGAAATAAAGAGCTATTTCAAGATTGCTATATCTATAATTCTGGTTATGATTGGAAGAAGCATCCTGTCATTAGAGTGGATTTTTCAAAAATAGATAATAATAACTCAGAATCAGTTAAATATACTCTTATAAATAGATTGTATGATATTGTTTGTGCATACAATATAAAAATTGATAGTCCTACAGAAAAAACGCTTATTAAAGATTATACAATAAATTTAATTAATAAACTAATTTTAAAATTCACAGAACTTAAAAAGACTGATTCAAGTTACGAACCTAAAGTAGTCATCCTGGTAGACGAATATGATGCACCGTTTATCAATCAATCAGATCCCATTATAAAAGAAGAAAACTGTTTGATTGTACGAGAGTTTTTAACGGTCATTAAAAGCCTTACTTCTAATAACTTTATTAAGTTAGAATTTGTTACAGGCGTTAGTGCTTACTGTTTTAAAGAATGTCAATCTGGTCCTAATAACCTAAAGGATATTACGCTTAGTAAAAATTATTCAGATATAGCTGGTTATAGGGAAAAAGAAGATTTACTACAGGAAGGTTCTGCCTATATTAAACGTATAGATGAATTAGCAAAAATAAAAAAAGTAAGCAGAGATACATTTGTAAGCAAGATGCGTTGCAAGTATAATGGGTATAAATTTACTGTTGGAGAAGGTACTATTCCGGTATATAATCCATGGTCTACCTTAAGGTTTTTAGAAGAGGGTAAACTAAATAACTATTGGTATAATTCAGGAACACCTACTTTCTTAACTAAAAGAGCTGATGATTCCTATTTTGATATAGATTTTAATGAAAATATTATTGCTACAGAGTACAAATTAACCAGTCCTAAAGAAAATGAATTAAGTATGATTGGTAAAATGTTCCAATCTGGTTATCTAACTATTGATAAGTATAAAGAATTATCAGATGAAGAAAAAAAGATATGGGACGAAGCATGGGATTCAGATACAAGACCCTTATTAGTAAAATTTCCTAATGATGAAGTAAGAGAGTCTTTTAAAGACTCATTATATGAAGAACTCAATGAAACAGTAAAATCAAAAGGTAAAACTAGCGAAGATAACTTAATAAATTTTCTGGTAGCAGTAGATATAGATGGTTTTATGTCTACTCTTGAATCTTCTTTTTCAAGTATTCCTTATTTCTTCTTTTTACAAGAACAAAATAAAAATGAAGCTTTTTACCATTCAGTGTTTCATGCTTTTTTAAGAGGAGCTAAACTAAATCCAGAAAGTGAAAAATGTTCTAATTTAGGAAGGATAGATATTGTTATTAACTCGATACCGAACATTACTTATCTATTTGAATTAAAACATGGACAAGATGCTCATACTGCAATAGAACAAACTCAAAATACTAAGTATATCCAACAGTATGTTCGTCAGAACAAGGATATTGTTGTTATAGGCATAAACTTTGATAGTGATAAACGTAATTTTAATGATTATAAGTGTAAATATTATGACTCAAAAGGAAATGAAATTTCTGATAGAGATGCTTTCTTAGATCATTTAGATGAACGTAAGAAAAGTCGTAATAGAGTTACTAGACAACGAGAATAA
- the rfbD gene encoding dTDP-4-dehydrorhamnose reductase, with the protein MDAVLITGANGLLGSTLQDTFKYHRLITPLYCSKSDLDITDTAQLEAYVTKHPVRYIINCAAYTDVQRAEQEVKACFEVNSIGAGNLATLSRKYNIPLIHISTDYVFGTTLGCPLKPNDPTEPVNQYGHSKLAGEKLITEIAEQYYIIRTSWLYHECGDNFFTRIIESGKKNETIQVPDDQIGSPTYVRDLAEAIGEVLKKISDNHIAYCPPGIYHYTNEGVASWYDFAHAILRKIPTSSTLVPVSSSQTDHVKRPYYSVLDKSSFREVFLREIRHWGHSMHSCFERWHAYDYMKRYR; encoded by the coding sequence ATGGATGCTGTTTTAATTACTGGTGCGAATGGTCTGTTAGGTTCCACATTACAGGATACTTTTAAATATCACAGATTAATCACTCCCCTTTATTGTAGTAAGTCAGATCTTGATATTACAGATACAGCTCAGTTAGAAGCCTATGTTACAAAACATCCTGTACGGTATATAATCAATTGTGCCGCCTATACAGATGTACAACGTGCAGAACAAGAAGTTAAAGCATGCTTTGAAGTAAATAGTATTGGCGCAGGTAATTTGGCTACATTGTCACGTAAATACAATATCCCACTTATTCATATTTCTACAGATTACGTTTTTGGTACAACATTAGGATGCCCATTGAAACCAAATGATCCTACTGAACCAGTGAATCAATATGGCCATTCTAAATTAGCGGGAGAAAAGTTAATTACAGAGATTGCAGAGCAATATTATATCATAAGAACATCTTGGTTGTATCATGAATGTGGTGATAATTTTTTCACTAGAATCATTGAGTCAGGGAAAAAAAATGAGACGATTCAAGTGCCCGATGATCAAATAGGAAGTCCCACATATGTAAGGGATTTAGCTGAAGCTATTGGAGAAGTGCTTAAGAAGATAAGCGATAATCACATAGCTTACTGTCCACCTGGAATCTATCACTACACCAATGAAGGTGTTGCCAGTTGGTATGATTTTGCCCATGCTATTTTGAGAAAAATTCCGACTTCTTCCACTTTGGTTCCTGTCTCATCATCACAAACGGATCATGTTAAGAGACCGTATTACAGCGTTTTGGATAAGTCTTCTTTTCGAGAAGTTTTTCTAAGGGAGATCCGCCATTGGGGACATAGCATGCATTCTTGTTTTGAACGATGGCATGCATATGATTATATGAAAAGATATCGATAA
- the fabV gene encoding enoyl-ACP reductase FabV: MFIEPKIRGFICTTTHPAGCFKNTLDQIKYVTNQHPIRKGPKKVLIIGASTGYGMSSRIVTAFGAKAETIGIFFERPADSRRTASAGWYNTAAFEQAAGQADLYAKSINGDAFSNSIKDETIDLIKRDWGGGVDLVVYSLASPRRTHPKTGTLFNSVLKPIGEAYTSKTIDIMSGQISDIHIDPATPKEVEHTVAVMGGEDWMMWIDALLDAKLLAPGVKTVAYSYIGPELTQPIYSRGTIGQAKKHLEETSKLLTQKLSDTSGQAFISVNKALVTQASAAIPVVPLYISLLYKVMKEKNLHEGCIEQMYRLYANFLYRQDGHVPVDTEGLVRIDDWEMREDVQQMVSELWSEVSVGNIDKITDLKGYRHDFYKLFGFSVDDIDYQNECIVDISIPSLVFKERV, translated from the coding sequence ATGTTTATAGAACCTAAAATACGTGGCTTTATATGTACTACAACCCATCCAGCGGGGTGTTTTAAAAATACATTAGATCAAATTAAATATGTAACCAATCAGCATCCTATTAGAAAAGGACCCAAAAAGGTGCTGATTATTGGCGCATCTACAGGTTATGGTATGTCTAGTAGGATAGTAACGGCTTTTGGTGCTAAAGCTGAAACGATAGGTATTTTCTTTGAACGACCAGCAGACAGCAGGCGGACTGCTTCTGCTGGTTGGTACAATACTGCTGCATTTGAGCAAGCCGCTGGTCAAGCAGACCTCTATGCAAAAAGCATTAATGGTGATGCTTTCTCCAATAGCATTAAAGACGAAACTATTGACCTTATCAAACGAGATTGGGGAGGTGGAGTGGATCTTGTAGTATATAGCCTGGCATCTCCACGGCGTACCCATCCTAAAACAGGAACGCTCTTTAACTCAGTTTTAAAACCTATTGGAGAAGCTTACACTAGTAAAACCATTGATATAATGTCTGGTCAAATTTCAGACATCCATATTGATCCAGCAACCCCTAAAGAAGTAGAGCATACTGTTGCAGTTATGGGAGGCGAAGACTGGATGATGTGGATAGATGCTTTACTAGATGCAAAGCTACTGGCACCAGGAGTAAAAACAGTGGCTTATTCCTATATAGGCCCAGAGTTGACTCAGCCAATCTATTCCAGGGGTACTATTGGTCAAGCGAAAAAGCATTTAGAAGAAACCAGTAAGCTACTAACACAGAAACTTAGTGACACTTCTGGACAAGCTTTTATTTCTGTAAATAAAGCTTTGGTGACTCAGGCTAGTGCTGCTATACCTGTAGTCCCACTATACATATCGTTGCTATACAAGGTTATGAAAGAGAAAAATTTGCATGAAGGATGTATAGAGCAAATGTATCGGTTGTATGCAAATTTTTTATATAGACAAGATGGGCATGTACCAGTAGATACCGAAGGGTTAGTCCGCATCGATGATTGGGAGATGCGTGAAGATGTTCAACAAATGGTTTCAGAACTTTGGTCGGAAGTAAGTGTTGGAAATATAGATAAAATTACTGATCTTAAAGGATATAGACATGACTTTTACAAATTATTTGGGTTTTCTGTAGATGATATTGATTATCAAAATGAATGTATTGTAGATATTTCTATTCCTTCTTTAGTATTTAAAGAACGAGTGTAA
- a CDS encoding bactofilin family protein yields MFNNKINKDRNPVTVSNIIGQGSNLEGNISATGNIRIEGKITGGIQTKAKAVLSHTAQVQGNIFAQNAEIGGEVRGTIEVVELLVLKSTAVVFGDIIASKLVFEEGACFDGKCKMGKNKPQQNEPVTPDASLYDTSYDAKHFLSEEDPIEDVANMGK; encoded by the coding sequence ATGTTTAATAACAAAATCAATAAAGATAGAAATCCTGTGACAGTTAGTAATATTATAGGGCAAGGATCAAACCTTGAGGGAAATATCAGTGCTACGGGAAATATACGTATAGAAGGAAAGATAACTGGCGGTATTCAAACAAAAGCAAAAGCAGTTTTGAGTCATACGGCACAAGTACAGGGCAATATTTTTGCGCAGAATGCTGAAATTGGTGGGGAAGTGAGAGGAACGATAGAAGTGGTAGAGCTACTTGTATTGAAATCAACAGCTGTGGTATTCGGTGATATTATTGCTAGTAAATTAGTTTTTGAAGAGGGTGCTTGTTTTGATGGGAAATGCAAAATGGGCAAAAATAAACCACAGCAAAATGAACCAGTTACGCCTGATGCTTCTTTATATGATACCTCCTACGATGCTAAGCATTTTCTTAGTGAAGAGGATCCTATAGAAGATGTTGCTAACATGGGGAAATAA
- a CDS encoding M23 family metallopeptidase: MNGFESRYQLIIRNVENFAEYVTAPFSYATIIILVCLWFFGSLSLGLFLAKTVLSKWMNPTYIEMENQKKILCLATTVEELEQQIESQTKFIEILQNVIQGTTKQSATTTKIDTVSSATDMHDAVKKDHAPAIQASIPKQTVATFQVSALQKHPSLFFPPIKGMVTESFNQKSGHYGVDIVAKDKEPIKGIATGIVIFADWSVETGWVIAIQHHNNLVSICKHCSVLFKKVGNLIRAGDVIALMGNSGEISTGPHLHFELWNEGIPLNPEEFIKF; encoded by the coding sequence TTGAATGGGTTTGAAAGTCGTTACCAGCTGATTATTCGAAACGTGGAAAATTTTGCAGAATATGTAACGGCCCCTTTTAGTTATGCAACCATAATAATACTAGTTTGTTTATGGTTCTTTGGAAGCCTTTCTCTTGGGCTCTTTCTAGCCAAAACCGTTTTATCCAAGTGGATGAATCCTACCTATATAGAGATGGAAAACCAAAAGAAAATACTCTGTTTGGCTACCACAGTAGAGGAGCTAGAACAACAAATTGAATCACAAACAAAGTTTATTGAAATACTCCAAAATGTTATTCAAGGAACAACTAAACAATCTGCTACTACCACAAAAATCGATACCGTATCATCAGCAACTGATATGCATGATGCAGTAAAAAAAGACCATGCACCAGCCATTCAAGCATCTATCCCAAAACAAACGGTGGCAACGTTCCAAGTATCTGCATTGCAAAAACATCCAAGTTTATTTTTCCCTCCTATAAAAGGGATGGTTACAGAGTCATTTAATCAAAAAAGTGGCCATTATGGAGTAGATATTGTTGCAAAAGATAAGGAACCGATTAAAGGAATAGCGACAGGAATAGTTATTTTTGCTGATTGGTCAGTAGAAACAGGGTGGGTTATAGCTATTCAACATCATAATAATTTGGTTTCAATTTGTAAACACTGTTCCGTTTTATTTAAAAAAGTTGGTAACTTAATTAGAGCAGGTGATGTAATTGCACTTATGGGAAACTCTGGGGAAATTTCTACAGGTCCACATCTCCACTTTGAGCTTTGGAATGAAGGTATTCCATTAAATCCTGAGGAATTTATTAAATTCTAG
- a CDS encoding phosphatase PAP2 family protein, translated as MQIFFNELDKALFLILNQCHHPIFDHFFRHITTVYFWVPLYIFLFFFIKNRLGWPGVLFFTATIVISDQFSASVCKPFFAKYRPCYQIDISLLHLVGDHEGLYGFPSSHASNTFSFSMIFWETFKPKYRYAFLFFIWATIISYGRIYGGMHYPLDILCGAILGIGIGILSHQFYKRSRWWKHDVTSKIT; from the coding sequence ATGCAAATTTTTTTTAATGAGTTAGATAAAGCATTGTTTTTAATACTAAACCAATGCCACCATCCCATTTTTGACCATTTTTTTAGACACATTACAACGGTTTATTTCTGGGTGCCTTTGTATATTTTTTTGTTCTTCTTCATAAAAAACAGACTGGGTTGGCCAGGTGTGCTTTTTTTTACAGCAACTATTGTTATTTCAGATCAATTTTCTGCATCCGTCTGTAAACCATTTTTTGCAAAATATCGCCCCTGTTATCAGATAGATATTTCATTGCTGCATCTTGTGGGGGATCATGAAGGGCTATATGGATTCCCATCTTCTCATGCCAGCAATACCTTTTCCTTTTCAATGATTTTTTGGGAAACTTTTAAGCCAAAATATAGGTATGCTTTCCTTTTTTTTATTTGGGCGACCATTATTTCTTATGGTCGCATATATGGAGGTATGCATTATCCACTAGACATTCTTTGTGGAGCCATATTAGGTATTGGCATAGGTATACTAAGCCATCAGTTCTATAAAAGAAGTAGATGGTGGAAGCACGATGTCACATCAAAGATAACGTAA
- a CDS encoding ABC transporter substrate-binding protein, translating into MNKFVRYLLFLAVLLTLVINFWPKQEGKNTEKVLNLSLDSKVDGMDPATVTSLYATQLTGKVYENLLEYHYLKRPSELIPNLAESMPTVSEDGLTYTFSIKKGVYFHDNVCFPNGKGKELTAEDFVYTFKRIADPAVRSPHFDQLANSIKGYRAFNKHVVIHKGDYSYPVEGIKALDRYTLQFTLITKHPIFLHALARASTSVVAKEAVEYYGDAFVNHPVGTGPFTLDHFNAQSNKIVFSKNKNFREKYYPTDASPALQHMLGPAGKKVPFLDKIIYHVMHEEQPRWLQFKNKVIDCVEVVSTYTQQVFENGTLKQELKQQGVSLVEEACSSMYYIGFNCLKKPLDNQKLRQAMSLAFDREAYNKLFCDGLGIIYPSFIPSSFVGYNPELVNPYITYDLEKARQYLADAGYPNGKGLPTLTVNTSIATKHRIQLEFFAKCMDKLGIKVEIQQSTFPELLKKLLEKDYLISKLGSITDFPDASDFFCGLRFKTVGGGIHMEDPTFDKLYDQAVQMEDFPEKTAAYEKLNGMLVETMPALLLPALPEYMLVHKRVKNYAIDLYSRGAEQYVDVDP; encoded by the coding sequence ATGAATAAATTTGTGAGATATCTATTGTTTCTTGCCGTATTGCTTACATTGGTCATCAATTTTTGGCCTAAACAAGAAGGGAAAAATACGGAAAAAGTACTTAACTTGTCCCTTGACAGTAAAGTTGATGGTATGGATCCAGCAACAGTAACAAGCCTCTATGCTACTCAACTGACTGGAAAGGTTTATGAAAATTTGTTGGAATATCATTATCTAAAAAGGCCTAGCGAACTTATACCAAACTTGGCGGAATCTATGCCAACTGTGTCTGAAGATGGGTTAACCTATACTTTTTCCATAAAAAAAGGAGTCTATTTTCATGATAATGTTTGTTTTCCTAATGGAAAAGGGAAAGAACTAACCGCTGAGGACTTTGTCTATACCTTTAAAAGAATTGCAGACCCAGCAGTGCGCTCTCCTCATTTTGATCAGCTTGCAAATTCTATAAAAGGATATAGGGCATTTAATAAGCATGTGGTGATCCATAAAGGGGATTATAGCTACCCTGTTGAAGGTATCAAGGCCTTGGATAGATATACGTTACAATTTACCCTGATTACAAAACATCCAATATTTTTGCATGCATTAGCAAGGGCTTCTACTAGTGTAGTAGCTAAAGAGGCAGTGGAATACTATGGAGATGCCTTTGTAAATCATCCAGTAGGTACGGGGCCTTTTACATTAGACCATTTTAACGCACAAAGTAACAAAATTGTTTTTAGTAAAAACAAAAATTTTAGAGAAAAATATTACCCTACAGATGCATCACCAGCATTGCAACATATGTTAGGCCCAGCTGGTAAAAAGGTGCCATTTCTTGATAAAATTATTTACCATGTTATGCACGAAGAACAACCACGTTGGTTGCAGTTCAAAAACAAAGTAATAGATTGCGTTGAAGTTGTAAGTACCTATACACAACAGGTATTTGAAAATGGGACATTAAAACAAGAACTCAAGCAGCAAGGTGTCTCTTTAGTTGAAGAAGCCTGTTCAAGCATGTATTATATAGGCTTTAATTGTTTAAAAAAGCCTTTAGATAATCAGAAATTGCGTCAAGCTATGTCATTGGCTTTTGATAGGGAGGCCTACAATAAACTTTTTTGCGATGGACTGGGTATTATATATCCATCTTTTATACCCAGTTCTTTTGTGGGATATAATCCAGAACTGGTAAACCCCTATATAACCTATGATCTAGAAAAAGCCAGACAATATTTGGCAGATGCGGGTTACCCAAATGGCAAAGGACTACCTACACTTACAGTAAATACTTCCATAGCGACTAAGCATAGAATACAATTGGAGTTTTTTGCAAAGTGCATGGATAAGCTGGGTATTAAAGTAGAGATCCAACAATCTACTTTCCCCGAATTATTAAAAAAACTTTTAGAAAAAGATTATTTGATATCGAAACTAGGCTCAATAACTGATTTTCCAGATGCATCAGATTTTTTTTGTGGATTGCGGTTTAAAACCGTAGGTGGTGGAATACATATGGAAGATCCAACATTTGATAAATTGTATGATCAAGCTGTACAAATGGAGGATTTCCCAGAAAAAACAGCAGCATATGAAAAATTAAATGGAATGTTGGTAGAAACGATGCCCGCATTATTGCTACCCGCGCTTCCTGAGTATATGCTGGTGCACAAACGTGTAAAGAACTATGCAATAGACCTATATTCACGTGGAGCAGAACAATATGTAGATGTAGACCCATAA